The Naumovozyma dairenensis CBS 421 chromosome 3, complete genome genome has a window encoding:
- the SIN3 gene encoding transcriptional regulator SIN3 (similar to Saccharomyces cerevisiae SIN3 (YOL004W); ancestral locus Anc_6.29), which produces MSGIWNNPSTQDNTGSANVDRNNNRSNNSTEKRGLPGSASSDKEIQDSASNRNEQITLPSINSQSFAHVVSNTNNSSNNISDNNSDNKHNKNSNNNNNGATPASITATTPSIFPANSNNINKNNMPVLHSVQTHQSPMNNPSVSPARAARAANTSTTTATATTNNNIVESNRNNNVSQSHPQRNNSASAGFSVASFDNPLPSSNNNEVPPPVAPTVPQFQYIQPQPPVIQPPNIQQQQQQQSLPHQLIQSQQPQLQQQPQQQQSEEDPEYRPLNVKDALSYLEQVKVQFNSQPVIYNQFLDIMKDFKSQTIDTPGVIERVSTLFKGYPVLIQGFNTFLPQGYTIHCSDNPDDPVRVTTPMGTSTYTNLPNVDNTNVSPTLPTVQPLLQQPQPQGNNDTTNVINNAANQPQQVHAQTHLQEQTQAQTPADADAQAQAEVQAQVQAHAQAQAQAQAQMQAQNQNPEVEFSQAINYVNKIKTRYADQPFIYKHFLEILQTYQREEKPISEVYEQVTVLFNDAPDLLEDFKKFLPETPANNQPVQQPHAHPQLQQLQPRIPSISQQQQPSQLYPFSNNGPVPSGFYQIPQQNLPPIGSFSPPTATNANATTTPAAGTVVNNFRHGISMQTALPSMMTPDTEAIPISNLRSVDGFPPSSGGVIPMPNNQTADFQYQQQQPQPPLTNRLPDQFPLDQQQSQQQQAQQQAQQQQQQLISEAPTRPEIDLDPSIVPIIPEPTEPIENNITLVEETSFFEKVKKFISSKPIYMEFLKVLNLYSQDLLSTNELVTRVDYYIGSNKELFDWFKTFVGYSEIPSTIENIIHEKHKLDLDLCEAYGPSYKKLPKTDTFMPCSGRDAMCWEVLNDEWVGHPVWASEDSGFIAHRKNQYEETLFKIEEERHEYDFHIESNLRTIQTLETIANKINNMTAEEKKNFKLPVGLGHTSSTIYKKVIRKVYDKERGFEIIDALHEHPAFAVPIILRRLKEKDEEWRRAQREWNKVWRELEQKVYYKSLDHLGLTFKQADKKLLTTKQLISEISSIQVDQNNKRIHWLTPKPKSQLDFTFNDHDILVDILDLANVFIDHTSTYSNSEKERLKDFLRVFIGLFFSIPSSEIDKKLSGKNDEKFEKGSSSSSSTSNSTPSAKKRSLELDIPLADVLRKYKYQKIKEKVINELENNSNEYDERDEEFDEELKRQQQEQEEEDHMIDEEMKKPWLLGSVIDKTSEHGLIENRHIFNLFANTNIYVFFRHWTTIYERLLELKQINDKVTREINSRKVTPFAKDLGLISTQLTMMGLDFKTSDSYKELLNLTKRLIKNDIEHQWFEESLRQAYNNKAFKLYTADKVIQALVKHANSILTDSKASEIMALFEKDRLRSSTTTRDQIIYRLQTRTHMTNTENMFRIEFNENTNHVCIQYIAVEDLTLKPSPTTKETWEYYVTSYALPHPTEGVPQEGLKVPFLEKNLNLELENAQDLDNETEKNEFIEKISPEGISTSKLKIKIDQETYNLDVEPGSFDVFSRKSLNKFPTDAKKIESSIKEKSEAFNKFLSSKRGWNNQFKPDQVAGIEEGWKKFQETGEFIPIPKPITTESTTGVIAEPVIKPASNPIVVTPVTAAIEAVATAPIPTDSGALTDNSDHKGKDDQETEGKPTPIETSAITELQN; this is translated from the coding sequence ATGTCTGGTATTTGGAATAACCCTTCCACCCAAGATAACACTGGTAGTGCTAATGTTgatagaaataataatcgtAGTAATAATTCAACAGAAAAAAGAGGATTACCAGGGTCTGCCTCGTCTGACAAGGAAATACAAGACAGCGCTTCCAATCGTAACGAACAAATTACATTGCCAAGCATAAATTCTCAAAGCTTCGCTCATGTTGTTAGCAATACTAATAACTCAAGCAACAACATAAGTGACAATAATAGTGATAATAAGCATAATAAGAATagcaacaataacaataatggCGCCACGCCAGCTTCCATTACAGCAACAACACCTTCTATCTTTCCGGCGAATTCtaacaatatcaataaGAATAACATGCCAGTGCTTCACTCTGTTCAGACACATCAATCACCTATGAACAATCCTTCTGTCTCACCTGCCCGCGCTGCTCGCGCTGCTAATACTTCAACTACtacagcaacagcaacaactAACAACAATATTGTCGAGAGTAACCGGAACAATAATGTTTCTCAATCTCATCCTCAAAGAAATAACTCAGCTAGTGCGGGATTCTCCGTTGCTAGTTTCGATAACCCATTGCCTTCtagtaacaataatgaGGTGCCACCTCCTGTGGCTCCTACAGTTCctcaatttcaatatattcagCCTCAACCCCCAGTCATTCAACCTCCAAatattcaacaacaacaacaacaacagtCTTTGCCACATCAATTAATCCAATCACAACAGCCACAACTACAACAGCAGccgcaacaacaacaatcagAGGAAGACCCAGAATATAGACCTTTAAATGTCAAAGATGCATTGTCTTATCTTGAACAAGTCAAAGTTCAATTCAATTCTCAGCCTGTAATTTATAACCAATTTTTGGATATAATGAAAGATTTCAAGTCTCAAACAATTGATACTCCAGGAGTCATTGAAAGAGTATCAACTTTATTTAAAGGCTATCCCGTCCTAATTCAAGGGTTCAACACTTTCTTACCACAAGGTTATACGATACATTGTTCTGATAATCCTGACGATCCTGTAAGAGTTACCACTCCAATGGGTACTTCAACTTATACCAATTTACCCAATGTGGATAACACTAACGTTTCCCCTACTTTACCAACCGTTCAACCTCTACTTCAACAACCTCAACCTCAAGGAAATAATGACACTACTAACGTAATCAATAATGCTGCTAACCAACCTCAACAAGTACATGCGCAAACACACTTACAAGAGCAAACCCAAGCTCAAACTCCAGCAGATGCAGATGCTCAAGCTCAAGCAGAGGTTCAGGCTCAGGTACAAGCCCACGCTCAGGCACAAGCCCAAGCACAGGCACAAATGCAAGCTCAAAATCAAAACCCAGAAGTGGAATTCAGCCAAGCCATAAACTAcgttaataaaattaaaacaagATATGCAGATCAACCATTCATTTACAAACATTTCTTAGAAATCTTACAAACATACCAGAGGGAAGAAAAACCAATTAGTGAAGTTTACGAACAAGTAACCGTGTTATTTAATGATGCCCCTGACTTACTGGAagatttcaagaaattctTACCAGAAACTCCTGCTAATAACCAACCAGTGCAGCAACCACATGCACACCCACAATTACAGCAGTTACAACCAAGAATTCCATCCATCTCCCAGCAGCAACAACCTTCTCAGCTATATCCTTTCTCCAATAATGGACCAGTACCTTCTGGATTCTATCAAATCCCGCAACAAAATTTACCACCAATTGGTAGTTTTTCTCCACCAACTGCTACTAACGCTAACGCTACTACTACCCCTGCAGCTGGTACCGTGGTCAATAATTTCCGCCACGGGATTTCAATGCAGACAGCGTTACCATCAATGATGACTCCCGATACTGAAGCCATCCCAATTTCAAACTTAAGATCAGTTGATGGATTTCCTCCCTCTTCCGGTGGTGTAATACCTATGCCAAACAATCAAACCGCTGATTTCCAATATCAACAGCAGCAACCTCAACCTCCATTAACCAACCGCCTCCCAGATCAATTCCCTCTCGATCAACAACAATCTCAACAGCAACAAGCTCAACAACAAgcacaacaacagcaacagcagcTCATATCAGAAGCCCCAACTAGACCAGAAATTGATTTAGATCCTAGTATTGTTCCGATAATTCCTGAACCAACTGAACCTATAGAAAACAATATCACTTTAGTCGAAGAAACATCATTTTTCGAAAAAGTTAAGAAATTTATCTCCAGTAAACCAATCTATATggaatttttgaaagttttaAACCTATATTCacaagatttattatcaacaaaCGAGTTAGTCACGAGAGTTGATTATTACATTGGTTCcaataaagaattattcGATTGGTTCAAAACATTTGTCGGTTACTCTGAAATCCCTTccacaattgaaaatattattcatgaAAAACATAAATTAGATCTGGACCTTTGTGAAGCTTACGGACCAAGTTATAAGAAATTACCAAAGACTGATACTTTCATGCCATGCTCAGGTAGAGATGCAATGTGTTGGGAAGTCTTGAATGATGAATGGGTTGGACATCCAGTTTGGGCATCTGAAGATTCAGGATTCATTGCTCATAGGAAGAATCAATATGAAGAAACATTATTCAAGATTGAAGAGGAAAGACATGAGTACGATTTCCATATTGAATCCAATTTGAGAACTATTCAAACTTTAGAAACTATTGCTAATAAGATTAATAATATGACTgctgaagaaaagaaaaatttcaaattaccCGTCGGATTAGGTCATACTAGTTCCACTATTTATAAGAAAGTTATTAGGAAAGTCTATGATAAGGAACGtggatttgaaattatcgACGCCTTACATGAACATCCTGCCTTTGCTGTTCCTATCATTTTGAGAAGATTGAAGGAAAAGGACGAAGAATGGAGACGTGCCCAAAGAGAATGGAATAAAGTATGGAGGGAATTGGAACAAAAAGTCTATTATAAATCTCTAGATCATTTAGGGTTGACCTTCAAACAAGCCGATAAGAAACTATTAACTACGAAACAATTAATCTCAGAAATTAGTAGTATTCAAGTagatcaaaataataaacgAATTCACTGGCTAACTCCTAAACCAAAGAGTCAACTGGATTTCACATTTAATGATCATGATATACTAGTAGATATCCTAGATTTGGCAAACGTTTTCATCGATCACACTTCTACTTATTCAAATTCAGAAAAGGAACGATTAAAAGATTTTCTTCGTGTCTTCAttggtttatttttctctatACCATCAAGTGAAATCGATAAGAAGTTGTCAGGAAAGAACGAcgaaaaatttgaaaaaggtTCATCCAGCTCCTCTTCAACTTCAAACTCTACACCGTCTGCAAAAAAACGTAGTTTGGAATTAGATATCCCATTGGCTGATGTTTTACGTAAATATAAATACCAGaagataaaagaaaaagtgATCAAcgaattagaaaataatagcAATGAATACGATGAAAGggatgaagaatttgacGAAGAATTAAAACGccaacaacaagaacaagaagaagaggacCACAtgattgatgaagaaatgaagAAACCTTGGTTATTAGGTAGCGTCATTGACAAGACTTCTGAACATGGCTTGATTGAAAACCGTCATATTTTTAACCTGTTTGCAAATACAAACATTTATGTCTTTTTCCGTCATTGGACAACAATTTATGAAAGATTACttgaattgaaacaaatcaATGATAAAGTGACAAGGGAAATTAATAGTAGAAAAGTTACTCCATTTGCCAAAGACCTCGGGTTAATATCTACTCAACTAACCATGATGGGCTTGGATTTCAAAACCTCAGATAGTTATAAGGAATTACTAAATTTAACCAAAAGGTTAATCAAGAACGACATCGAACATCAATGGTTTGAAGAAAGTTTACGTCAAGCATACAATAACAAAGCATTCAAGTTATATACAGCTGATAAAGTAATCCAAGCCTTAGTCAAACATGCGAATTCTATATTGACAGATAGTAAGGCATCTGAAATAATGGCTTTATTCGAAAAGGATCGTCTACGTTCAAgtacaacaacaagagaCCAAATAATTTACCGTCTTCAAACACGTACACATATGACTAACACTGAAAATATGTTCCGTATTGAGttcaatgaaaatacaAACCATGTTTGTATTCAATATATTGCTGTTGAAGATTTAACTTTGAAACCATCACCAACAACAAAGGAAACTTGGGAATATTATGTCACTTCATATGCATTACCTCATCCAACGGAAGGTGTACCACAAGAAGGATTGAAAGTTCCATTCCTAGAAAAAAACCTGAATCTTGAACTAGAGAACGCACAAGATTTGGACAATGAAACTGAGAAGAATGagtttattgaaaaaatatcacCTGAAGGTATATCGActtcaaaattgaaaattaaaattgatCAGGAAACGTATAATTTAGATGTTGAACCTGGCTCCTTTGATGTCTTTTCCAGgaaatctttgaataaattcCCAACGGATGCCAAGAAAATTGAATCCTCAATTAAGGAAAAGTCCGAAGcctttaataaattcttgtCGAGCAAGAGAGGTTGGAATAATCAATTTAAACCTGACCAAGTTGCTGGAATAGAGGAAGGAtggaaaaaatttcaagagACTGGTGAATTTATTCCAATTCCAAAGCCAATTACCACGGAGTCGACAACAGGAGTTATTGCCGAACCAGTTATAAAACCTGCCAGTAACCCAATTGTGGTTACACCGGTTACGGCTGCTATAGAAGCTGTCGCAACTGCCCCTATACCGACTGATAGTGGTGCTTTAACTGATAATTCAGACCACAAAGGAAAGGACGACCAAGAAACTGAAGGTAAACCTACTCCGATAGAAACCAGCGCCATAACCGAACTGCAGaattaa
- the CDC5 gene encoding polo kinase CDC5 (similar to Saccharomyces cerevisiae CDC5 (YMR001C); ancestral locus Anc_6.31): MSLAPLQTINDKQVNTRSRAVNTPVKNALKPNTPIYSQHNNPDDKENNDPSPEINANNKHKRVMTEQPQPKKKKEKLSSLCKTPPSLIKTRGRDYRREHFLGEGGFARCFQIKDESGKIFAAKTVAKISIKSEKTKRKLLSEIQIHKSMKHSNIVQFIDCFEDDANVYILLEICPNGSLMDLLKKRKSLTEPEVRFFTTQICGAIKYLHSRRIIHRDLKLGNIFFDKDYNLKVGDFGLAAVLANDRERKYTVCGTPNYIAPEVLMGKHSGHSFEVDIWSIGVMIYALLVGKPPFQAKDVNVIYERIKLCKYGYPKDKYVSKEAEILIHDILSLNPLQRPTIIDIIDDVWFRGVFPARISPDVMDTVPNYEEELTLEESFINFKNCMANCGLIESGNKRRTSSSNKISSVTGNDDNGTNIEGTSNVSSSKTESNNGPSANATNTASSSNKPFDYRTILPHALSPGGTKNKYKEVIDLEAQRKLNNLAREARIRRAQQSNMKNSLQPMLSNVIKSEISLRILSSECLLAMNGILEAEAQKKMGGLPKLRLPKIKHPIVVTKWVDYSNKHGFSYQLSTEDIGVLFNNGTTVLRLADAEEFWYISYDDREGWVAGHYLLADRPRELSRHLEIVEFFAKYMSANLSRVSTFVREEYHKDDVFLRRYTRYKQFVMFELSDGTFQFNFKDHHKFAISEGGKLVTYISPDHASLTYPLVEVLKNGGIPNNPGCNFMEKLYLIKEGLKQKSSILTLGQT, translated from the coding sequence ATGTCATTAGCACCATTACAAACAATTAATGACAAGCAAGTAAATACCCGTTCTAGAGCTGTTAATACTCCTGTCAAAAATGCTTTGAAACCAAATACACCAATTTATTCACAACATAATAATCCAGACgacaaagaaaataatgatccATCACCAGAAATTAATGCCAATAACAAGCATAAGAGAGTTATGACAGAACAACCTCAaccaaagaagaaaaaggaaaaactCTCATCCTTATGTAAGACACCGCCATCATTAATTAAGACAAGAGGCAGAGACTACCGTAGAGAACATTTCCTTGGAGAAGGTGGATTTGCACGTTGCTTCCAAATAAAAGATGAAAGTGGGAAAATTTTTGCCGCTAAGACAGTGGCTAAAATATCTATTAAATCTGAAAAGACTAagagaaaattattatcagaaattcaaatccatAAGAGTATGAAACATTCGAATATTGttcaatttattgattgttttgaagatgatgcaAACGTTTATATCTTATTGGAAATTTGTCCCAATGGTTCTTTAATGgatcttttaaaaaaaaggaaaagttTAACTGAACCTGAAGTTAGATTTTTCACAACTCAAATATGTGGTGCCATTAAATATTTGCATTCAAGACGAATTATTCATAGAGATTTAAAGTTaggaaatattttctttgataaagaTTATAATCTAAAAGTAGGTGATTTTGGATTAGCTGCTGTATTGGCTAATGATcgtgaaagaaaatataccGTTTGTGGTACTCCAAATTATATTGCTCCAGAAGTTTTAATGGGTAAACATTCAGGTCATTCCTTTGAAGTTGATATATGGTCAATTGGGGTTATGATTTATGCATTGTTAGTCGGTAAACCCCCATTTCAAGCTAAAGATGTTAATGTTATATATGAAAGAATAAAACTTTGTAAATATGGTTATCCAAAGGATAAATATGTTTCCAAAGAAGCAGAAATATTAATTCATGacattttatcattaaatccATTACAAAGGCCTACCATAATAGATATAATTGATGATGTTTGGTTTAGAGGGGTTTTCCCAGCTAGAATCAGTCCTGACGTTATGGATACAGTTCCAAActatgaagaagaattaacattagaagaatcatttataaatttcaaaaattgtatGGCTAATTGTGGTTTAATTGAGAGTGGGAATAAGCGTAGAACAAGCAGTAGTAATAAAATTTCCTCCGTTACAGGAAACGATGATAATGGTACTAATATTGAAGGGACATCAAATGTTTCTTCTAGTAAGACAGAATCAAATAATGGACCATCAGCCAATGCAACGAATACTGCATCTTCTAGTAATAAACCATTTGATTATAGGACAATACTCCCACATGCTTTATCCCCTGGTGGGACGaagaataaatataaagagGTTATTGATCTAGAGGCACAAAGGAAATTGAACAATCTTGCGCGTGAGGCAAGAATTCGTAGAGCACAACAAAGTAATATGAAAAACAGTTTACAACCAATGTTATCCAATGTAATTAAATCtgaaatttcattaagaaTTTTATCAAGTGAATGTTTATTGGCAATGAATGGTATTCTTGAAGCTGAAGcacaaaagaaaatgggTGGATTACCGAAACTTAGATTACCTAAGATTAAACATCCTATAGTGGTTACTAAATGGGTagattattcaaataaacaTGGATTTTCATATCAATTATCCACCGAGGATATTGGTGTTTTGTTTAATAATGGTACTACTGTTCTCCGATTAGCTGATGCAGAAGAATTCTGGTATATTAGTTATGACGATAGAGAAGGTTGGGTGGCAGGTCATTATCTTTTAGCAGATAGACCAAGAGAACTTTCAAGACATTTAGAGattgttgaatttttcGCTAAATATATGTCAGCAAATTTAAGTCGAGTTTCTACATTTGTTAGAGAAGAATATCATAAAGATGATGTTTTTTTAAGAAGGTATACAAGATATAAACAATTCGTAATGTTTGAATTAAGTGATGGTACATTccaatttaattttaaagatCATCATAAATTCGCCATATCGGAAGGTGGCAAATTAGTTACATATATTTCTCCAGATCATGCAAGTTTGACGTATCCATTGGTGGaagtattgaaaaatggtgGAATACCTAATAATCCAGGATGTAATTTTATGGAAAAactatatttaataaaggAAGGTTTGAAGCAAAAATCTTCCATACTCACCTTAGGTCAaacataa
- the RPB11 gene encoding DNA-directed RNA polymerase II core subunit RPB11 (similar to Saccharomyces cerevisiae RPB11 (YOL005C); ancestral locus Anc_6.30), which yields MNAPDRFELFLLGEGESKLTIDPDTKAPNAVVITFQKEDHTLGNLIRSELLNDGKVLFAAYKVEHPFFANFKLRIQTVEGYDPKLALKNACNNIINKLGILKTNFETEWNLQTLASDENFGI from the coding sequence ATGAATGCTCCAGAtagatttgaattatttcttctagGAGAAGGGGAATCAAAATTAACAATAGATCCAGATACCAAAGCACCAAACGCAGTAGTAATAACTTTCCAAAAGGAGGATCATACTTTAGGTAACTTAATCAGAtcagaattattaaatgatggGAAAGTCTTATTTGCAGCTTATAAAGTGGAACATCCATTTTTCgcaaattttaaattaaGAATTCAAACTGTGGAAGGATATGATCCAAAATTAGCTTTGAAAAACGcttgtaataatattattaacaaaTTGGGcatattgaaaacaaatttCGAAACTGAATGGAATTTACAAACTTTGGCGTCTGATGAAAATTTCGGTATATAG
- the PFA4 gene encoding palmitoyltransferase PFA4 (similar to Saccharomyces cerevisiae PFA4 (YOL003C); ancestral locus Anc_6.28) has product MAIKLKYPWLGVAIPSFIISFIGYNSHYFILSNFLSIKKQIWFQFSLSMIWVSYLLAIFTNPGKPPKNCKPIDFNDQRKWNTHCKKCNNYKPERSHHCKTCNQCVLMMDHHCPWTMNCVGYKNFPHFIRFLMWIIITTGFLLVHLLKRTMTMWNLRHLPSYIFDRNEIIFLTILIPMDAFILLTISLLFIRCFNNQIVRGMTQIEFWELERLENLFYNKKLLPMIIATLWEVYPNERTKVADNYADDLLSRRKKVRFENIVNFPYDIDIWTNMNTVMGSAFNWIWIFGVPDRNGLKFEKNEISLYEPGSSVEDLLLSLPWPPDKGRNFISNKDTSVESLVYDGEQVVRNRASNDTNISTINKDISREEWNNDWGESLVDFGVDIEAEVE; this is encoded by the coding sequence ATGGctataaaattgaaatatccATGGTTAGGGGTTGCCATTCCctcttttattatttcgtTTATTGGTTATAATTCACATTATTTCATACTTTCGAATTTTTTATCcataaagaaacaaatatgGTTCCAATTTAGTCTTTCTATGATTTGGGTATCATACCTATTAGCAATCTTCACGAATCCAGGTAAACCTCCCAAGAACTGTAAAccaattgattttaatgatCAAAGGAAATGGAACACGCATTGtaaaaaatgtaataatTATAAGCCTGAAAGGTCACATCATTGTAAGACGTGCAACCAATGTGTTCTCATGATGGATCATCATTGTCCCTGGACTATGAATTGTGTCGGGTATAAGAACTTCCCACATTTTATTAGATTTTTAATGTGGATAATTATTACTACTGGGTTTTTATTAGTACacttattgaaaagaacaATGACCATGTGGAATTTAAGACATTTACCGagttatatatttgatagaaatgaaatcatCTTTTTGACAATTTTAATTCCAATGGACGCATTCATCTTGTTGACtatttctttattgttCATTAGGTGTTTTAATAATCAAATAGTTAGAGGGATGACACAGATTGAATTTTGGgaattggaaagattagaaaatttattcTACAATAAAAAGTTATTACCAATGATAATAGCCACTCTTTGGGAAGTTTATCCAAATGAACGTACAAAGGTAGCAGATAATTATGCTGATGATCTATTAtcaagaaggaaaaaagtAAGGTTTGAAAATATAGTTAACTTCCCATATGATATCGATATATGGACAAATATGAATACAGTAATGGGTAGCGCTTTCAATTGGATATGGATATTTGGTGTACCTGATAGAAACGGGCTCAAATTCGAAAAGAATGAAATTTCTCTGTATGAACCAGGATCTTCAGTCGAGGATCTTCTGTTATCTCTACCTTGGCCGCCTGACAAAGGAAggaattttatttctaataAAGATACCTCCGTAGAATCACTAGTATATGACGGTGAACAGGTAGTTAGAAACAGAGCCTCCAATGATACGAACATCTCGACGATAAATAAGGATATTTCAAGAGAAGAATGGAATAATGATTGGGGTGAAAGTTTAGTTGATTTCGGAGTAGATATAGAAGCAGAAGttgaataa